One genomic window of Procambarus clarkii isolate CNS0578487 chromosome 43, FALCON_Pclarkii_2.0, whole genome shotgun sequence includes the following:
- the LOC138373705 gene encoding probable serine/threonine-protein kinase clkA, giving the protein MTSTTTTIRYRLQHRQERHRLQRRHYDIDKYDIDFNNDKYKIDFNNAKYNIDLHNDKYDIDFNNDKYDIDFNNDKYDIDFNNDKYDIDFNNDKYDIDFINDNYDIDFNNDKYDIVFNQDKYDIDFNNDKYNNDKYDIDFNNDNNNNYDIDFNNDKYYFEFNHDKYDTDFNNEKYNNDKYDIDFNNDKYDINFNNEKYDIDFNINKYNIDCYEIDINLDKYNIDYDFNIDKYDIDFNIDKYDIDFNIDKYDTDFNIDKYDKYNIDYNDNYDIDFNNDKYYFEFNHDKYDIDFNNEKYNNDKYDIDFNNDKYDINFNNEKYDIDFNINKYNIDYYEIYFNLDKYNID; this is encoded by the exons atgacaagtacaacaacgacaa tacgatatcgacttcaacatcgacaagaacgacatcgacttcaacgacGACAC tatGACATCGACAAGTAtgatatcgacttcaacaacgacaagtacaaaatcgacttcaacaacgccaagtacaacatcgacttacaCAACGACAAGtatgacatcgacttcaacaacgacaagtacgacatcgacttcaacaacgacaagtacgacatcgacttcaacaacgacaagtacgatatcgacttcaacaacgacaagtacgacatTGACTTCATCAACGACAACtacgatatcgacttcaacaacgacaagtacgataTCGTCTTCAACCAGGACaagtacgatatcgacttcaacaatgacaagtacaacaacgacaagtacgacatcgacttcaacaacgacaa CAACAACAATtacgatatcgacttcaacaacgacaagtactatTTCGAGTTCAACCACGACAAGTACGATACCGACTTCAACAACGAGAagtacaacaacgacaagtacgacatcgacttcaacaatgaCAAGTACGACATCAACTTCAACAACGagaagtacgacatcgacttcaacatcaacaagtacaacatcgactgctACGAAATTGACATCAAcctcgacaagtacaacatcgacta cgacttcaacatcgacaagtacgatatcgacttcaacatcgacaagtacgatatcgacttcaacatcgacaagtacgataccgacttcaacatcgacaagtacgacaagtacaacattgaCTA CAACGACAATtacgatatcgacttcaacaacgacaagtactatTTCGAGTTCAACCACGACaagtacgatatcgacttcaacaacgagaagtacaacaacgacaagtacgacatcgacttcaacaacgacaagtacgacatcAACTTCAACAACGagaagtacgacatcgacttcaacatcaacaagtacaacatcgactactACGAAATTTACTTCAAcctcgacaagtacaacatcgactag